In Neofelis nebulosa isolate mNeoNeb1 chromosome 10, mNeoNeb1.pri, whole genome shotgun sequence, one DNA window encodes the following:
- the LOC131488572 gene encoding olfactory receptor 2AT4, whose translation MEATTCNGSVDGSPVFYLVGIPSLPETFFLPMFFIFLLFYLLILMGNALILVAVVAEPSLHKPMYFFLINLSTLDILFTTTTVPKMLSLFLLGDHFLSFPACLLQMYLFQGFTCSEAFILVVMAYDRYVAICRPLHYPVHMTPQTNASLAACAWLTALLLPIPAVVKTSQMAYNNIAQIYHCFCDHLALVQASCSDTMPQTLMGFCIAMVVSFLPLLLVLLSYAHILASVLRISSREGRSKAFSTCSSHLLVVGTYYSSIAIAYVAYRADLPLDFHIMGNVAYSILTPILNPLIYTLRNKDVKAAITKITCLKTQSGIRALEL comes from the coding sequence ATGGAGGCCACAACTTGTAACGGATCAGTGGATGGATCACCAGTCTTCTATCTGGTGGGAATCCCCTCTTTGCCAGAGACCTTCTTCCTccctatgttttttattttcctcctcttctatctTCTCATCCTTATGGGAAATGCCCTGATCCTGGTGGCTGTGGTGGCAGAGCCCAGCCTCCACAagcccatgtacttcttcctgatCAATCTCTCTACTCTGGACATTCTCTTCACCACAACCACTGTCCCCAAGATGCTGTCCTTATTCCTGCTTGGAGACCACTTCCTCAGCTTCCCTGCTTGCTTATTGCAAATGTACCTCTTCCAAGGCTTCACATGTTCAGAAGCCTTCATCTTGGTGgtcatggcctatgaccgctatgtggcTATCTGCCGCCCACTGCACTACCCTGTCCACATGACCCCACAGACCAATGCTTCACTGGCAGCCTGTGCCTGGCTTACCGCCCTCCTCCTGCCCATCCCAGCAGTAGTCAAGACCTCCCAGATGGCATATAACAACATTGCTCAGATCTACCATTGTTTCTGTGATCATTTAGCTCTGGTTCAGGCTTCCTGCTCTGACACCATGCCCCAGACCCTCATGGGCTTCTGTATTGCTATGGTGGTatccttcctgccccttctcctggTTCTTCTTTCCTATGCCCACATCCTGGCCTCGGTGCTTCGCATCAGCTCCCGAGAAGGACGCTCAAAAGCCTTCTCCACCTGCAGCTCCCACCTCCTGGTGGTTGGCACCTACTATTCATCCATCGCCATAGCCTATGTGGCCTACAGGGCTGACTTGCCACTCGACTTCCACATCATGGGCAACGTAGCATATTCTATTCTCACACCAATCCTCAACCCTCTCATTTACACTCTGAGAAACAAGGATGTCAAGGCAGCCATTACCAAAATCACATGTCTCAAGACCCAGTCTGGGATAAGAGCCCTTGAGCTTTAG